The DNA region GCGATCATTGACGCCGGCTGTCGCGCCGGCAACTGCGGGGCGTGCGCCACCCGTGTGGTGGACGGCGGCGTCTGCCCGATCAAGGCCGCGGGCGCCCAGCCCCCCGCGGGCGAGTGCCTGGCGTGCATAAGCGCGCCCAGCGGACCGCTGGTGCTGGACGCATGATGCCGACCCCCACAGTTTCACGTACGACCTCCCGGACGGGGAGTCGGCGCCGCCACAGGGGGGGCGCCGACGCACAGGACCACCAACGGTTGATGATGAACGGATACTGCTATCTAGCGCTCCTGTCGCTCACGCTCGCCTGCCCTCAGGCGGCCGCACAAGGCGCTGTCGATCTGGGGGCGCCCGATCCCACGAAGGTCGTCGGCCCCGATAGCTGCGCCAAGTGCCACGGCGCCGAGCTGGCCCAGTGGAAGCAAACGCCACACGCCCAGACGTTCGAGCAACTGCACCGCCTCCCGGAGGCCAAGGCGATCGCCGACCGCCTCGGCGGCGGATCGATCAAACGCAACGACACGTGCGTCGAGTGCCACTACACCCAGCAGCAGGTGCGTGGGCGCGACCGGGTGGTGGCCGGGGTGTCGTGCGAATCGTGCCACGGCGCGGCCCGCGATTGGCTAGAAATGCACGCCGACTACGGCGGCGCAGGGATCACCCGAGAAACCGAAAGCCCCGCGCACCGCCAGCAGCGGCGGGACCGCAGCATCGCCGCGGGGATGAACAACCCCAGCAACCTCTACCTCGTCGCCCGCCAGTGCCTATCGTGCCACACCGCGCCGAACGAGCGGCTGGTGAACGTGGGTGGGCACAAGCCGGGGACCACCGATTTCGAGCTGGTGAGCTGGTCGCAGGGCAAGGTCCGGCACAACTTCCTCAGCGGCGCCGGCCAGAACGCCCCCAGCCCCCTCCCGCGCATCCGCCTGATGTACGTGGTGGGGCTGATGGCCGACCTAGAGATGAGCCTGCGAGCCACCGCGGGCGCTACCGAGGCGGCGACCTTCGGCCAGACCGCGGCCGCGCGCGCCGCGGACCGCAAGCAGCGGCTGTGGGAGGTGCAGCGGCGGCTGAACGACCCCCGCGTCGCAGCGGCGCTGGCGCCCCTTGCCGACTTGGAGCTGCGTCTGGGCGCCGGAGACGAGATCCGCGCCGCGGCCGACGCCGTCGGCGCCGCGGCCTTTGAGTTCGCACGGGACGCGGACGGCGCGCAGATGCAGGCGATCGACGACCTGCTGCCGCCCCCTTCTTCCTACAAGTACTAGAAGGCCCGGCCGCCGCGCATGAGCAATGACCCCGTGATCGTCGCCCGTCCGCAGCGCTGGGACGAACCGTTCGGCGCGCAAATGACCGATGCGCTGGCGTGCGCCTTGTTGGAGACGGCCCCCTTCTCTGCGATGGAACCGGCGGCGTTTCCCGCCAAAACCCCGCTGCTGGGCATCTTGCGGAACGACACGCGGATCATCCGCTATCAG from Pirellulimonas nuda includes:
- a CDS encoding cytochrome c family protein encodes the protein MMNGYCYLALLSLTLACPQAAAQGAVDLGAPDPTKVVGPDSCAKCHGAELAQWKQTPHAQTFEQLHRLPEAKAIADRLGGGSIKRNDTCVECHYTQQQVRGRDRVVAGVSCESCHGAARDWLEMHADYGGAGITRETESPAHRQQRRDRSIAAGMNNPSNLYLVARQCLSCHTAPNERLVNVGGHKPGTTDFELVSWSQGKVRHNFLSGAGQNAPSPLPRIRLMYVVGLMADLEMSLRATAGATEAATFGQTAAARAADRKQRLWEVQRRLNDPRVAAALAPLADLELRLGAGDEIRAAADAVGAAAFEFARDADGAQMQAIDDLLPPPSSYKY